Below is a genomic region from Ferrimicrobium sp..
TAACCCATGCAAAACCAGTGACCGTACCCGTGCAATTTAGGTGTCCGTGAGTGTGCAGGTTTTCGTGACCGTTAACAAATGGCGCGCCTTCAATCGAGAGTTCCTCCGATCTTTCTCGATGACGACCCAAGTAAAACGAGGATTAATGTAGGACTTGCTCGCGGTGTTCTCCGGACAGTGTCGAGGGGGTTGCAACAGAATGATTGGATATTGAGTCCAGATGCTGCACGGATTTACCAAGTTGGTCGAATGATTGGTGATTACTCTTACGCCACAGGGGAGACATTGTCCCATCGGGGAAGGGTTCAGTAGCTTGGGATTGGCATCCCGCGAACCACAATGAATGAGTTACTGCGAGGTGCTGTAGGATCGGCAAGTAGATTAGCTAACCTCACGGACTATCCAACTGAGATAGAGCGGTTAATCAACATCGGTGAGCCGACGTCTGCCTAAACGCTCGTCGCTAAGTAACCAGGCATTGAGGACCGGGGTACCTTTGCTCTTGAGAGGCACCTTGAGGATTTTCTTGCTCGAAACTGGAGCCAACCCATCCTTGGCAAGGCGTATTCGATCTTCCAGAAAGACGGTGAGCTGGTGGGTTTGCAATACTTTACGGACGCTGAGACAATTGACATTATCGTGGCAGCAAGGACAATTGTCGCCCTCTGGTCATCGAACCAAACTGGTCGGGCGAGAGATGTGGTCGCTGGTCAAACCCTGTGTTATACGGGCTACCTTCAGAGCCTTAGCCATCAGAGCCCTTGTGCCACCCAGTATCTATCGAAGAGCTCCTGTGGTTTCGGGTACTCAATCAGCTCAGTCGCCATGCCAATGGCGAAGTTAAACCCGACTATTTCTTTGCTATTGGTCGAAAGTGCGAACTGAAAGCTTAGAGTCTTCCCGTATTCCTCGGCTTGCTGGGGCGATCGGAAGGTCTCGAGCGTAGCGGAGAGGACGAAGTCAGTGTGTTTTCGCTTGCCACGCTTGATATCGTTCGACACCGGAATGATCCGACCATCGGTGAATATGCGCTGCTCGGTAGACGAGTGAGGATTGTCGTCCCACTCTGAACGAACCAGGCGCGGCACTACATCCTTACGGCAAGTGTCAGCCTCGCTCACGCCCGCACCCCTTTAGTGTGAAGTGCATCATGCTTTGCCGAAATGACGCGACATGGATCGGAGCCCGCCCAGAAGAGGCCGTCGGAGCCGATCCCCGAAAGTCCGCAACGCTCATGATGCTACGCCGGTGCTTACTCGTCCTCTCGAAGTGGTAAGCAGTTCGGGTTTTACTATTTAGCGCCAGAACCGCTTGAGCCGCTGTAGCCAAGAGCGGCGCGATCGCTTATCTGTATCGGAGATCTCGGTCGGGCCGTTCTTTGCAGAGGTACGGTCCTCAAAGTAAGACTCCACGGCACGATGGTCGGCGAGCCGGCGTGACTGAGCGCTCTGTTTCGGGAGGCGTTCGACCCATTCCACCCGGTTATTCTGTATCACGTAGTGCGACTCACACGCGAACCCGTCGCTCTCGACTGATGGATGGAGGGAGACAGATTGTCCGTCGTAGGTTATCCGCCATTGTGCGGGACTTAATGGCGTTGATACCGTTCGGCCGCAGCCGCAACAGCATAGATGAAGAACGGCCCCATACTCGATCGAGATGTACAGCTTGGCAGGCTGCAGCTCAGCCGGTATGACATCAAAGAATATCGGCTCGATGCTATTTACTCGCATCTTGGACGGTCCACATTGATAAGAGCATTGCCGTCGATGGTGTAGGCACTGCAATGTTCGTGTTCTAAATCCAAGTATATGCCGGCCCACTTCTTCCAGCGAATCACCGCTAGGCTGGCCGAGAAGGCATTCAGTTCAGCAATTTGGATGTTCCGGTCGTAGAGCGCCTCTTGGTCCCGGTCGGTGAAGTCGATGCGAGTGCCGTTCAGTACGTGATCCTGTCGTTCTAGTGTGCTTGTCGTTACTCTGAGCACCCCAGCAAGCCGATCGTCGGTTTCGTAGACTCCGATCCCGGTGTCGATGAAGGGGATGTTGCGGTCAGTAAGAAATCTGACGATCGCCTCCTTTGCGGGCCCGCTGTCCATCGAGAGGAAGGCAAAGCTGTAGCTATCCAATT
It encodes:
- a CDS encoding DUF6527 family protein, with the protein product MRVNSIEPIFFDVIPAELQPAKLYISIEYGAVLHLCCCGCGRTVSTPLSPAQWRITYDGQSVSLHPSVESDGFACESHYVIQNNRVEWVERLPKQSAQSRRLADHRAVESYFEDRTSAKNGPTEISDTDKRSRRSWLQRLKRFWR